One region of Calditrichota bacterium genomic DNA includes:
- a CDS encoding transposase codes for MSHSLIHIWIHGIFSTKDKQPLIHSKIEKKLYFHLKAHLETHLSCKVRVINGTENHVHVLFLLGQNHSIQEIFKNLKGESSHWVNQQDLLTRKFAWQVGYSAFSVSESMVETVERYIKNQKNHHKKWSFSEECALFFKKIQMNQVNR; via the coding sequence ATGTCTCATTCATTAATCCATATTTGGATTCACGGTATTTTTAGTACAAAAGACAAACAACCGCTGATTCATTCGAAAATTGAAAAAAAACTCTATTTTCACTTGAAGGCACATTTAGAAACTCATCTATCTTGTAAAGTGCGAGTCATTAATGGGACAGAAAATCACGTTCATGTGTTATTTTTACTTGGTCAAAATCATTCTATTCAAGAGATCTTTAAGAATTTAAAAGGGGAATCGTCACATTGGGTTAATCAACAGGATTTACTTACGAGAAAATTCGCCTGGCAGGTGGGTTACAGTGCGTTTTCGGTGAGTGAATCCATGGTTGAAACTGTGGAAAGATACATTAAAAATCAAAAAAATCACCACAAGAAATGGTCGTTTTCGGAGGAATGCGCGCTATTTTTTAAAAAAATACAAATGAATCAGGTAAACCGTTAA